The genomic region ACCGCGCCGCGCTGGGCATTATCGAGGACGCCGAAGCGAGAGGGGTATTGCAGCCTGGCGGCACGATCGTTGAGGGGACGGCAGGCAATACCGGCATCGGCCTCACGGTCATCGGCCATGCCAAGGGCTACCAGTCGGTCATCGTCATTCCCGAGACCCAGTCTCCTGAAAAAATCCACCTCTTACGCGCGTTGGGCGCGGAGGTGCTTCCCGTACCGGAGAAGCCCTATTCCAACCCGGGCAACTATAACCACGTTGCCAGGCGCATGGCGGAGGAGAAGGGTTGGTTCTGGGCCAACCAATTCGACAATACGGCCAACCGCCTCATCCACTATCGCACCACCGGGCCGGAAATCTGGGAGCAGACGGACGGGAAGGTGAGCGCCTTCGTATCCGCCGTCGGCACCGGCGGCACATTGGGCGGAACCACGCTGTATCTCAAAGAGCGCAATCCGAAAGTCTTCGTCGGATGCGCCGATCCCTACGGTGCGGCCATGTGGTCCTGGTTCACCAACGGCAATACGGAGACGAACGACGGCGATTCATTCGCCGAGGGCATCGGGCAAGGCCGTGTCACGAAGAACCTCGAAGGCATCGCCGTGGACGGGGCCTGGCGCATTCCCGACCAGGACGCGCTGACCATCCTCTATCAATTGCTGCGCGAGGAGGGCCTCTTCCTCGGCTTGTCCTCCGGCATCAACGTGGCCGGCGCCCTGCGGCTGGCGCTCGAACGTGGACCGGGTCAGACCATCGTCACGATCCTCTGCGACTCGGGCGCGAAGTATCAGTCCAGGATCTTCAATCCGGAATGGCTCACTGCCAACGGACTGAAAACTGATATGCCGCTCGAGACCCTTCTTTCCAAGCCCTGATCGGGGCACATAAAGATATCGAGAGCGTGCGCCCGGAATCTTCGTAACGTGCTCTGTTGCAGATCCGGGTGGCATCACGCACATTTCGTGTGCGCGACGATGGGACGCCTGGCAGGATTGCGCCCGTTATCCCGTCGGCTCGCTATCCAGTTGATGGGCCTTGCGACCTCCACGGGCGAGCGGGCGTGCCGGTACCTGGCCTTCCACCATGAGTCGAGCCATGTCCGCGGCTCGCGTCACGAGCTCCTGCGCCCCCTCGCGTAATTCCTGACTGTGCCGGACCTCGCTGACATTTCTCTCCATGTCCTCAGCGCTCCAGCCTCGCGAGTGAGCGATGAACGGAAATTGTGGAAACTGGCAGCCGACTTCCGAGAAGAAGGTCATCAGCTGTCCGGCCACGCCCTGGACGTTGTCTTGCCCGCCCATGATGATGAAGGCCGCAACCTTGTTCTTGAGCAAGTGCTTGTTCGCGATGGTTTCCTGATTTTGGATGCAGTTCATCCGTTCGACCATCTTGTAGTAGAGACTGCTGGCATTCCCCCAACGAATGGGAGTGGAAATCAGAATGACGTCCGCCCAATGCACGATCGCCTCATAGACGCGATCGAGCTGATCGTTCGGGTCCATCTGCGTAATCGAACAGGGCCAGGTGCAGGCCAGGGCCGACTTCGAATAGAAGCCTTCGCAGGGGCGAAAGTTCAACTCGCGGAGCTTGATGCATTGGGCCTCCAAGCCGAGCGTGGTTCGTGCATACTCCAAGGCCACGTCCAGCAGCGCATCGGAGGTGCTGAAGCGCGGATGGTCCTGCGTCATGGTCGTCGTCGAGATGCCGACCACGCGAATCGGACCATCCTGGCGGACGATCGGGCGAGCCAACGGATGGGGGGCATGCAGCTGTTTGTGCCGCTTCGTGGCGGAGGAACGATCGATGAAGAGCCGGCCGTTGTCGACCCTGGTCGCATAGGTCGGAACCTGATCCTGTTCGTACCCCGCTTCTCCGCGGCCGGTTTGGCGATGAAACTTCCAATAGTGCCAGGGGCACACGACGTAGTCGCCCTCCAGTGTGCCTTCGCCGAGGGGGCCGCCGACGTGATTGCAGACTCCGGAGATCGCCGAAAAGACGCCGTCCTTGTAAGAAAGCGCGATCGGCGTCGTGCCGCACATCACTTCCTGCAACGGTGTTTTCTTCAGCTCTTCGACCGTTCCGACATCGACCCAGCGGTTCTCAGCCATCACGAAACCCTTCACTGCGCACAACTCTCGAATCGTCCATCGGCCTGGGCCGCATCATAGCATCGAAATCTTCTCGCCGTGAAGGAGAGGGACCGGCGGCGCGGGTCGTTATCGGAGGGAAAGGGACAGGCTAGTGTTTGGGTCGGGTTCTTGGATCTCAGCCTATCGCCGCAGGCTCAAGGCATCTGCGCATTGAGCTGGATGAGGCGATCCGTGAGCTTCCTGCCGAGATCGGCGATTGCCATTTTCTTGGCTGCGTATACGGAATCGGTATCTTCCGTGACGAACGCCGGTCCGATTCTCTTCCCTATGCCTTCCGCGTCCTGCGTGGCATAGAGATAGCCGTTGCGGACGTCCCACAGCGATGACCGCATCATCACGAGGGCATCGCTCTGCGTACCCGGCACGAGATAGGCTCCGACGATGGTCAAATAGAGCAAGGCGGCGGGATTGTTGTAGCGATCGACGGACGACACATCCGTGATCACGAGCAGGGCATCCGCCCCGTATCGGGCGGCTTCCAGCCGAAGGTCTTTGAGGGCATCCCGGTTGGACGTCGAGACATACCCGGAGCCGTAATGGCCTGGAATGGTGTCCTCCGAGATCAGGTAAATGACGGAAACCACACCTGCTTCCTTGAGCCGATTGCCATAGGTCAACAGATCATTCTTCTCTTCGTCGGTCCAAACTCGTGTCTTGTAGTTTGAACGGTTGCTATTGAGGAAGACCCCCAGCTTGAACGGTGCCGGTAACTGGGGTTTGAGAGCCAAAACCTCCTGAATATCCTTGTCCGTCGTCACCTGACCCAAGGAGTCCCGCAGCGTCCCACGGTCGAAACCCTTGCTGGCTGCACATCCGGCCAATATCATTGCGAGCCATGCTATGACGACAGCCCTCATATTTCACCTCCGGTTCATGCTGTGTACGAGGATAGGCCGCAATGGGATCGGGGTCAAAATAAACAGCAGTTTTGGTGAACCACTTCTTGAACCACTTCGGCTTGTCTGGTAGATATCCTGCCTACTTACGTGTTCGGACCTAATCCATACCCTGTATCCGTCCTGAATTAGCTGCCATAGCGAATAGTCCTTGAACGAGGAGGGAAGGCATGATCCATAAACTATCGTCGCACAAAGGAACGATGGTGCGGTCACGAGGGCTTTTCACCAGCCTCTGTCTTCTTGCGGTGCTCACGGCGTGGCTTGGATGCAGCAGCACGAAGAACCCCGGCACCGGCTCTACCGGTTCGGTGGCCGCAGCCGATCAGCGTGCCAAAGGTCATGCGACGGCGGGAGATCGGCGCGGCAAGGTTCTCGGCAGTGCGGGACGTTCGTCCGGCCCCGCCGACAGTTGCCTCGCCAACCTGCCGGTTCCTACGCCGACCCCGCCGGCACACCGTGTCGTCCAGTTGGTCAATTGCTCCGATCAAACCGTACTCGGCGCCGCCAATGCGGCTAAGCAGCCTGGACCGGCCGAGCCAACGTCGGTATTTCCGAGAGAAGGCACATGGGTCATGGCACCGGCGACGCCGGGAAGCACCGCCAACGTTCTGACCATCGATATCCCGCCGCAGTGGGAAGACACCAAGTGCGCCCCGGGCGCGTCGAGTTGTGACGCGATCGGACCACGGTTTTGGGCGCGGACCGGCTGCCGCTACGATATTGCGTCCGGCCGGGCCCAATGCGAAACGGGCGGCTGCGGCGGACAGTATGACTGCAGCGCGGCCAGGCAAGGCGCGTCCGTGGGCACGACGATCGCCGAATGGACGTTCTATGAGCCGGTGGTCGCTCCGTTGCCTCCGGACAAACCCCTTCTCCATTACTTCAAGGACTCGCCGGACATCAGCGCGGTCGACGGCGTCAACCTCACCATCGACATTCAGCCGCTCAACAGCAGTCCGCATGATCCGTTCGACGCATTAGGAGGCCACGACATTCAATGGCTGGCGGAACAATATCCGCTGAGTCAGTATGGCCAGGATTTGCGGGCCGCAGGGCAGTGTCTCGACAGCTTCCGGCTGAAGCGATCGGACCTGACGTCGGGAACGCGCGCCTACGTCATCGTCGACAACGACGGCCAACCTCTGGGAGGAGACAGCACGGTGGCCTGCTTCTCGAACTGTGCCAAGTATGCGTACCCTGCACCTCCGCCGGAGAACTGCGACGATTCGGATCACAATTCGCAATGTTATCTATGGAAGGCGTTTTGTTTGGGCGATCCGAGCCAGTACGGGCCGGCGAGGGGAAAATGCACGCAGAACAGCGATTGTCCGGTTGGCGGCGCCTGTTGGGACCTGAAAGATCCGTCATCGCCCCTCGATCATACCTGCCAAGGCCGGGCCTTCATCAAGAATGCGACGTGCGATGCGAACGTCTGTACCTACCCGTACGGCTATATCGATCCGGTGAAGCAGGTCACGTTCTATTCGACCCAACCTCCCTTCGGCCAATGCACCGATGTCACCCCGGATCCAAACAAGTGTATCGGCGACGATACCTTGCACGCGGTGCTTCCCAAGGCCTACAGCTGGCCGAACGATCCGCAGGTATATGGAGGTGACGCGACCGCCTATCGAATCATCTTCGCTCCGGGAGGTACGACGGTGCCGATTACACCGGCCGGCCAGATTCCCATGTGCAGCGCACTGCCGACGATCTATGGCTATGCGAGCCAATACGGAGGACCGAACAGCGACAGCAAGCCTTGCGACTTTCCGGTCAATCAGGGCGGGGCGGTATTCGGCGTCGCCTTTCCCAATTCGACGGCGCAGACTCCCTGGGCCTGTAACGTGGGGGGCGGGTCGGGAGACAACGGGGTCATCTGCCGCTGGAAGCAGGATACGCCGGCCACCCGCAAATGATCGCGGGGCCGGCGAACCGTTGGCGGGGGCGCGCTAGTGTTTCGTGCAGCGGAGATCCGATCGTTGGATCTCCGCGAGCTTCTGATCGTCGAAGGGGATCGGGGCGCAGCCGTGCCCCTTTTCACAGACGAAGTCGTATTTCACCGCCGGCTGGTGACAGCTCAAGCAGGTGACTCCCTGTGACCGATTGACGACGTTGTCGCCGCGATCCTTGATGGTCGTGCCTTTCTTGGACACCTCCAGGAAGAAAAACTCCCACCCGTTCGTGTTGGGGAATTTCTCGCGGGAATGCTTCACCATGGCCTCGAAAGGAACCAGCTGGAGGATGGTCCCGACCGGGTAGTCCTTGTCCGGCACACTGTCCCGGAAGATTCGCATCGCCTCCTTCAACTTTTCGGGATCGGCATGTTTGAAGCGCGTATTTCTGACCTTCGGCCAATCGAGAATACAGCCGAATGTCTCTTCCGACACGGCGACGTCTTCAGCCGATGCGCCGGCTGGCATCGCGACCGCGAACGCCGACGCCAGCAGAATTCCCGTGACGAGTGAGCTGCGATATCGACGCCACGCATTGATCACTTTGCTCATGATGCCTCCTCCATTCTGCTCTCCATCGTAAAACCCCGGGGAGATTGTACCGGCTCGTGGGCGATTATGCCGCCGGTCCGTTCCTGATTGGAATAGGCAAAGGGTTTGAGCGCTCGACGCGTCGATATGGCGGCGAAGCACGGTACGAGCCCGATTGAGCATCATGCCGGCCTTCCTTGTCCCATGTCCAGCGGTTCGTCTCGCTCGTCGGCCACAATGCCAGACCTGTCCAGCAGCTCAACGAACGCGAAGTCGACGAGGAGTAAGCCGGTCGGCGCCGAAGGTGGGCGAGGGAGGGATCAGGGCGTCCCTGATCCTCGTTCCGGGGAGAGCACGCCCCGCTCGATCTCGCGCAAGTAGAGAAAGGTCGGGGCTTTGACGCCGGCCTTTCTCCTGATTTCCACCAATTCCGGAGATTCGAAAAAACGGCGGGCATCGTCCAGCGAGGTCCATTTGGAGAAATGGACGACGGTATTGGCGTCGGTGTCGTATCGAAGGAGTTGATAGCTGATTTCTCCGGCCAGTGTTCTGATATCGGCTGCCCGGTCAAAAACCGTCTTCCAGGCCGTATAGGCGTCAACCTCATGAATGATCAATACGTGTGGCATGAGCACTCCCGGCTGTTCATGACAACG from Nitrospira japonica harbors:
- a CDS encoding cytochrome P460 family protein yields the protein MSKVINAWRRYRSSLVTGILLASAFAVAMPAGASAEDVAVSEETFGCILDWPKVRNTRFKHADPEKLKEAMRIFRDSVPDKDYPVGTILQLVPFEAMVKHSREKFPNTNGWEFFFLEVSKKGTTIKDRGDNVVNRSQGVTCLSCHQPAVKYDFVCEKGHGCAPIPFDDQKLAEIQRSDLRCTKH
- a CDS encoding Rieske 2Fe-2S domain-containing protein, producing the protein MAENRWVDVGTVEELKKTPLQEVMCGTTPIALSYKDGVFSAISGVCNHVGGPLGEGTLEGDYVVCPWHYWKFHRQTGRGEAGYEQDQVPTYATRVDNGRLFIDRSSATKRHKQLHAPHPLARPIVRQDGPIRVVGISTTTMTQDHPRFSTSDALLDVALEYARTTLGLEAQCIKLRELNFRPCEGFYSKSALACTWPCSITQMDPNDQLDRVYEAIVHWADVILISTPIRWGNASSLYYKMVERMNCIQNQETIANKHLLKNKVAAFIIMGGQDNVQGVAGQLMTFFSEVGCQFPQFPFIAHSRGWSAEDMERNVSEVRHSQELREGAQELVTRAADMARLMVEGQVPARPLARGGRKAHQLDSEPTG
- a CDS encoding thaumatin family protein, translated to MIHKLSSHKGTMVRSRGLFTSLCLLAVLTAWLGCSSTKNPGTGSTGSVAAADQRAKGHATAGDRRGKVLGSAGRSSGPADSCLANLPVPTPTPPAHRVVQLVNCSDQTVLGAANAAKQPGPAEPTSVFPREGTWVMAPATPGSTANVLTIDIPPQWEDTKCAPGASSCDAIGPRFWARTGCRYDIASGRAQCETGGCGGQYDCSAARQGASVGTTIAEWTFYEPVVAPLPPDKPLLHYFKDSPDISAVDGVNLTIDIQPLNSSPHDPFDALGGHDIQWLAEQYPLSQYGQDLRAAGQCLDSFRLKRSDLTSGTRAYVIVDNDGQPLGGDSTVACFSNCAKYAYPAPPPENCDDSDHNSQCYLWKAFCLGDPSQYGPARGKCTQNSDCPVGGACWDLKDPSSPLDHTCQGRAFIKNATCDANVCTYPYGYIDPVKQVTFYSTQPPFGQCTDVTPDPNKCIGDDTLHAVLPKAYSWPNDPQVYGGDATAYRIIFAPGGTTVPITPAGQIPMCSALPTIYGYASQYGGPNSDSKPCDFPVNQGGAVFGVAFPNSTAQTPWACNVGGGSGDNGVICRWKQDTPATRK
- a CDS encoding cysteine synthase A, which gives rise to MNAPRHFGLDRHVGKTPLIRLRRLSELTGCEILGKAEFMNPGGSVKDRAALGIIEDAEARGVLQPGGTIVEGTAGNTGIGLTVIGHAKGYQSVIVIPETQSPEKIHLLRALGAEVLPVPEKPYSNPGNYNHVARRMAEEKGWFWANQFDNTANRLIHYRTTGPEIWEQTDGKVSAFVSAVGTGGTLGGTTLYLKERNPKVFVGCADPYGAAMWSWFTNGNTETNDGDSFAEGIGQGRVTKNLEGIAVDGAWRIPDQDALTILYQLLREEGLFLGLSSGINVAGALRLALERGPGQTIVTILCDSGAKYQSRIFNPEWLTANGLKTDMPLETLLSKP
- a CDS encoding antibiotic biosynthesis monooxygenase produces the protein MPHVLIIHEVDAYTAWKTVFDRAADIRTLAGEISYQLLRYDTDANTVVHFSKWTSLDDARRFFESPELVEIRRKAGVKAPTFLYLREIERGVLSPERGSGTP